A genomic stretch from Neodiprion fabricii isolate iyNeoFabr1 chromosome 3, iyNeoFabr1.1, whole genome shotgun sequence includes:
- the LOC124178023 gene encoding uncharacterized protein LOC124178023, which produces MFDTEKFIIEIQKRPAIYDVNCDEYNDRNAKMDAWDEMCQVMVPNWDGLTNEERNTEEKNLRGKWRNIRDYFMKELKMQRSQKAGPAARKRKKYIYFDQLYFLLPTVENKRNLVKKASPHHPDSDSEMDNPVIEEYDFPAVQPSTSREYNNVSMSMGQPKMRGRYSTQICETSLNSFDNDIHDILSSHSQPMIQDEDYDRMFLLSLLPMMKQVPDVKKLDVRIQMQQILAAALYASESK; this is translated from the exons ATGTTCGACACTGAAAAGTTTATCATTGAGATACAGAAGCGGCCGGCTATTTACGACGTTAACTGCGACGAGTATAACGACAGGAATGCTAAGATGGACGCTTGGGACGAAATGTGCCAGGTGATGGTGCCCAATTGGGACGGCTTGACGAACGAGGAGAGAAACACTGAAG AGAAGAATTTACGCGGGAAATGGAGGAACATCAGGGATTACTTCATGAAGGAGCTGAAGATGCAACGCTCGCAAAAAGCTGGTCCGGCCGCacgaaaaaggaagaaatatatttacttCGACCAGTTGTACTTTCTTCTGCCGACCGTCGAGAACAAAAG AAATCTGGTCAAAAAGGCTTCGCCCCATCACCCGGACAGCGATAGCGAAATGGACAACCCCGTGATCGAGGAATATGATTTTCCGGCCGTGCAACCGAGCACCTCGAGGGAATACAACAACGTGTCGATGAGCATGGGCCAGCCGAAAATGCGGGGTCGATACTCGACGCAGATTTGCGAAACGTCGTTGAACTCGTTCGACAACGATATCCACGACATTTTGTCTTCCCACAGTCAGCCGATGATCCAGGACGAGGATTACGACCGGATGTTTCTCCTTTCGCTTTTGCCGATGATGAAACAAGTCCCCGACGTCAAGAAGCTCGACGTCAGAATACAAATGCAACAAATATTGGCCGCTGCGCTGTACGCGTCTGAGTCAAAATGA